In the genome of Tannockella kyphosi, one region contains:
- the nusB gene encoding transcription antitermination factor NusB has translation MEKIRKKLIREKAVISIYQYVLLDNEIEEVEEFIETDVILSKNNDEMKYCKDMVISIIENIEQYKQAIAANLKTGWTIDRLSKMEMAILIVGSYEILTVKLAKTVVINEAVELTKKYCDEQSFKYINGVLNQL, from the coding sequence ATGGAAAAGATCAGAAAAAAATTAATTAGAGAAAAAGCAGTAATTTCAATTTATCAGTATGTTTTATTGGATAATGAAATAGAAGAAGTAGAAGAATTTATAGAAACAGATGTTATATTATCAAAAAATAATGATGAAATGAAATACTGTAAAGATATGGTAATCAGCATTATTGAAAATATCGAACAATACAAACAAGCAATAGCAGCTAATTTAAAAACAGGATGGACTATTGATCGTCTATCTAAGATGGAAATGGCAATTTTAATTGTTGGTTCTTATGAAATACTAACAGTAAAATTAGCGAAAACAGTTGTTATTAATGAAGCTGTTGAATTAACAAAGAAATATTGTGATGAACAATCTTTCAAGTATATAAATGGTGTTTTGAACCAGTTATAA
- a CDS encoding Asp23/Gls24 family envelope stress response protein: protein MSQEHYVLEEKTNLGSASVCMQVFEGIAYAAIKRAEGIELDAPSGIKISGRSPINAKIADESIIIDVDACVDYGVNVASTTQDLQTAIMDKVKQMTELTNCRVNIYIRAIHF, encoded by the coding sequence ATGAGTCAAGAACATTACGTATTAGAAGAAAAAACAAATCTAGGTTCTGCTAGTGTTTGTATGCAAGTGTTTGAAGGTATTGCATATGCTGCTATTAAAAGAGCAGAAGGAATTGAGTTAGATGCCCCTTCAGGTATTAAAATTTCGGGACGTTCTCCAATCAATGCAAAAATAGCAGATGAGAGTATTATCATTGATGTAGATGCATGTGTTGACTATGGGGTAAATGTTGCTAGCACAACTCAAGATTTACAAACTGCAATTATGGACAAAGTAAAACAAATGACGGAGCTTACAAATTGTAGGGTTAATATTTATATTCGAGCAATTCATTTTTAA
- a CDS encoding SpoIIIAH-like family protein gives MMNRQAITFLSLFSLILVLSVFYILIPPIDETEISVVSEVTSEVVSLQETLDASRQDLVTSNNEVIASANSSSQDIEDALESIAQTKELIAKEDEIVTLLVEAGYVNAYVEINDSSISVVVEKETATSSDANTIIQLIMNEYGQNYQVEVKFV, from the coding sequence ATGATGAATAGACAAGCAATTACATTCTTATCTTTATTTAGTTTAATATTAGTGCTATCCGTTTTTTATATTTTGATACCACCAATTGATGAAACAGAAATAAGTGTTGTAAGTGAAGTTACAAGTGAGGTTGTTAGTTTACAAGAGACATTAGATGCCTCTAGACAAGATTTGGTTACTAGTAATAATGAAGTTATTGCTTCAGCCAATAGTTCAAGTCAAGATATTGAAGATGCCTTAGAATCAATTGCTCAAACAAAAGAGCTGATTGCAAAGGAAGATGAAATTGTTACACTTTTAGTAGAAGCGGGATATGTGAATGCTTATGTAGAGATTAATGATAGTAGTATTAGTGTTGTTGTGGAAAAGGAAACAGCAACAAGTAGTGATGCAAATACGATTATTCAATTAATAATGAATGAATATGGCCAAAATTATCAAGTTGAGGTTAAATTTGTTTGA
- the efp gene encoding elongation factor P, with translation MINVGDLRPGMTFQYEGNLFIVLEASHNKTARAAANIKVKMKNMRSGSTTEITFGGNDKVARAHIEKRKMQYLYDDGDALVFMDNETYDQIEINGDSLKWEKNFMKESDEVEVTSFEGEVLGLSLPINVPFKIIETEPAVKGDTATGATKYAIIETGYQIRVPLFISEGEVVVVNTTDGKYQGRA, from the coding sequence ATGATTAATGTTGGTGATTTAAGACCAGGTATGACATTTCAATATGAAGGAAACCTATTCATTGTATTAGAAGCGTCACATAATAAAACTGCACGTGCTGCAGCAAATATTAAAGTGAAAATGAAAAATATGAGAAGTGGTTCTACTACTGAAATTACTTTTGGTGGTAATGATAAAGTTGCAAGAGCTCATATTGAAAAAAGAAAAATGCAATATTTATATGATGATGGGGATGCATTAGTATTTATGGATAATGAAACTTATGATCAAATTGAAATTAATGGAGATTCTCTTAAATGGGAAAAGAACTTCATGAAAGAAAGTGATGAAGTTGAAGTTACTAGTTTTGAAGGAGAAGTATTAGGTTTATCTTTACCTATTAATGTTCCTTTTAAAATTATTGAAACTGAACCAGCTGTTAAAGGGGATACTGCAACTGGTGCTACTAAATATGCAATCATTGAAACAGGTTATCAAATTAGAGTACCTTTATTTATCAGTGAAGGCGAAGTTGTTGTTGTAAATACAACAGATGGTAAATACCAAGGTCGTGCTTAG
- a CDS encoding type II secretion system protein gives MNKSNGFTLVETLLCLSTIIILSSFSMKTIYVDTVSLDSVVYQIMETIEQAKLYSVAYCQSVKITLNKNSISCQLENENISYQWDDSIDIQDTQTISFNQEGHINSATSVEICQGSDCSSIVFHLETGHMNVQ, from the coding sequence ATGAACAAGAGTAATGGTTTTACCCTGGTAGAAACTTTGCTTTGTTTAAGTACTATTATTATATTATCTAGCTTTAGCATGAAAACAATATATGTTGATACAGTCTCATTAGATAGTGTGGTATATCAAATAATGGAAACAATTGAACAAGCAAAGCTATATTCTGTTGCTTATTGTCAAAGTGTAAAGATAACATTAAACAAGAATAGTATTAGTTGTCAGTTAGAAAATGAAAACATTAGTTATCAATGGGATGATTCAATTGATATTCAAGATACGCAAACTATTTCTTTTAATCAAGAGGGACATATAAATAGTGCAACAAGTGTCGAGATTTGTCAGGGAAGTGATTGTTCTAGCATTGTATTTCATCTAGAAACAGGTCATATGAATGTACAGTAA
- the comGC gene encoding competence type IV pilus major pilin ComGC: MRNNKGFTMVEMIFCVSIVLVLLLLVIPNVTSKNNTIKDKSCEAQVEVVNAQIILYQIENGELPTSISDLTSGTTPYLKETQATCPSGNAIYISGGQAYEQE, encoded by the coding sequence ATGAGGAATAATAAAGGCTTCACGATGGTGGAAATGATATTTTGTGTAAGCATTGTTTTGGTTTTATTGCTATTGGTGATTCCAAATGTTACTAGTAAAAATAATACGATTAAAGATAAGAGTTGTGAAGCACAGGTAGAAGTAGTGAATGCACAAATTATTTTATATCAAATAGAAAATGGTGAATTACCAACAAGTATAAGTGACTTAACTTCTGGTACTACTCCTTATTTAAAAGAAACACAAGCCACATGCCCTAGTGGGAATGCAATTTACATTAGTGGAGGACAAGCATATGAACAAGAGTAA
- a CDS encoding type II secretion system F family protein, with translation MDNDYLELEFLSLLLSQGYAMQDIVKLLKISFHSKEIILFEEGLKEGLSIENAIMNAYKESFFKEYFCFFLKKNSISKAINLTLETCKKQKQIMNQLRKQLLYPVFLLVFLFFFSIFVSWFLLPQVRIMIEDFGSSLSFVQEFMFVMFQVIPLVVFIFLGYLIGWVIYLIYCVKKKWSYRLLILLDKKIISSLLKKYYSFKFSFYYNELLKTGYDTTASIEFLYEHLKNHDLQVVLYPIMKQFESGVSLEQCIASSPYLDQLLVQYIYMMQKKIDDKSLDDYIELSSKMMETKINKVLFYIIPSIYCFVALFVVFVYLSVIFPLMNVIEGI, from the coding sequence ATGGATAATGATTATTTAGAACTCGAGTTTTTATCCTTGTTGTTATCACAAGGATATGCTATGCAAGATATTGTTAAGTTATTAAAAATTTCTTTTCATTCAAAAGAAATCATTCTTTTTGAAGAAGGGTTAAAAGAAGGATTATCGATTGAGAATGCTATTATGAATGCTTATAAAGAATCATTTTTTAAAGAGTATTTTTGTTTTTTTCTTAAAAAGAATAGTATTTCAAAAGCAATTAATCTTACTTTAGAAACTTGTAAAAAACAAAAACAAATAATGAATCAATTAAGGAAACAATTATTATATCCTGTTTTTTTATTAGTTTTTCTATTTTTCTTTTCTATCTTTGTAAGCTGGTTTTTATTGCCACAAGTTCGAATTATGATTGAAGATTTTGGGAGTAGTTTATCGTTTGTTCAAGAGTTTATGTTTGTTATGTTTCAAGTTATTCCTTTGGTTGTTTTTATTTTTTTAGGATATTTGATTGGTTGGGTTATTTATTTAATTTATTGTGTTAAAAAGAAATGGAGCTATCGTTTGTTAATATTATTAGATAAAAAAATAATATCTTCACTATTAAAGAAATATTATTCATTTAAATTTTCTTTTTATTATAATGAATTACTTAAAACTGGTTATGATACAACTGCTTCGATTGAATTTTTGTATGAACATTTAAAAAATCATGATTTACAGGTTGTTTTATATCCAATAATGAAACAGTTTGAAAGTGGTGTGAGTTTAGAGCAATGTATTGCTAGTAGTCCTTATTTAGATCAATTATTAGTTCAATATATTTATATGATGCAAAAGAAAATTGATGATAAAAGCTTAGATGATTATATTGAATTATCTAGCAAAATGATGGAAACAAAAATAAATAAAGTTTTGTTTTACATTATTCCTTCCATCTATTGTTTTGTAGCGTTATTTGTAGTTTTTGTGTATCTTTCTGTTATTTTTCCTTTAATGAATGTGATAGAAGGAATTTAA